A genome region from Chengkuizengella sp. SCS-71B includes the following:
- a CDS encoding Gfo/Idh/MocA family oxidoreductase, producing MIQKLKVGVIGTGAIAQNRHIPEYKENRFVELVGVVDINLSRAKEVADQFNIRNYYQSTKDLIEHHDLDIISICTPNHTHTEIAKACLNKGIHVLCEKPLSTHYKDALALNKLADEKNVYLAVGLNQRLVPAHQKIKEILDHGDFGKVYQIKASFGHSGPEHWSVEGEKNWFFEREKSFFGSLGDLGIHKIDLIRWFLNEEITEVSSLKSTIEKPTNVDDNAIVIMKTEGNTLCTITTSWTYTPWVHNELMISCEFGTLLLEQDPDKPGLTILKENMEETVEVDWLMKEKSGYCHSGLINYFVNSVMSKTEPTFISAKTFLGTLKATFAAEQSAKTKQTVCIKE from the coding sequence ATGATCCAAAAACTAAAAGTAGGAGTGATTGGAACAGGTGCGATTGCTCAGAATAGGCACATCCCCGAGTATAAAGAGAATAGATTTGTTGAACTCGTAGGCGTGGTTGATATAAATTTAAGCAGGGCTAAAGAAGTAGCGGATCAATTTAATATTCGAAACTATTATCAAAGTACAAAGGATTTAATTGAACACCATGACTTGGATATCATTTCAATATGTACACCCAATCATACACATACAGAGATTGCGAAAGCTTGTTTAAATAAAGGAATACATGTGTTGTGTGAAAAACCGTTATCCACTCATTATAAGGATGCTTTAGCTTTGAATAAATTAGCAGATGAAAAAAATGTGTATTTGGCAGTGGGTTTAAATCAGCGATTGGTGCCAGCACATCAGAAAATAAAAGAAATTTTAGACCATGGTGATTTTGGCAAAGTTTATCAAATCAAAGCTTCTTTTGGTCATAGCGGTCCAGAACATTGGAGTGTAGAAGGAGAGAAAAATTGGTTCTTTGAGAGAGAAAAAAGTTTTTTTGGGAGTTTAGGTGATTTGGGCATACATAAAATTGATCTTATTCGCTGGTTTTTAAATGAGGAGATCACTGAAGTATCTTCACTTAAATCTACGATTGAAAAACCTACAAATGTAGATGATAACGCGATCGTTATCATGAAAACTGAAGGGAATACATTATGTACGATAACAACCAGTTGGACCTACACACCTTGGGTTCATAATGAACTTATGATTTCTTGTGAATTTGGAACATTATTGTTAGAGCAAGACCCTGACAAACCTGGATTGACGATTTTAAAAGAAAATATGGAAGAAACAGTAGAAGTGGATTGGTTGATGAAAGAAAAAAGTGGGTACTGTCATTCAGGTTTAATCAATTATTTTGTGAATTCAGTAATGAGCAAGACTGAGCCTACTTTTATTTCTGCCAAAACGTTTCTAGGTACATTAAAAGCAACTTTTGCTGCGGAACAATCGGCAAAAACTAAACAAACTGTCTGTATCAAAGAATGA
- a CDS encoding DUF423 domain-containing protein, translating to MKNHLITGSILAFLAVALGAFGSHILQDILTEERYSTYQIAVQYHLFGSLAVIIVAIVMDKLSGSSILWAGRMLVAGTVIFPGSIYILSLTDIGIFGALAPIGGTSFLIGFLLVCIAALKQK from the coding sequence TTGAAGAATCACTTAATAACGGGCAGTATATTAGCCTTTTTAGCAGTTGCACTTGGAGCGTTTGGCTCACACATTTTGCAAGATATATTAACAGAGGAGCGATATTCAACCTATCAAATTGCAGTTCAGTATCATTTATTTGGTTCTCTTGCAGTTATCATTGTTGCAATAGTGATGGATAAACTGTCAGGTAGCTCTATATTGTGGGCAGGAAGAATGTTAGTAGCTGGAACTGTCATATTTCCTGGAAGTATCTATATCTTAAGCTTAACTGATATTGGAATTTTCGGAGCACTAGCTCCTATAGGTGGAACTTCCTTTTTAATTGGATTTTTGTTAGTATGTATTGCGGCACTAAAACAAAAGTAA
- a CDS encoding acyl carrier protein encodes MEQFKSEYGLSEAEVFIIVKKNIIKILKTKEEIEDTDHLAEYGFDSIGMIELIIDLEEKFHILFDDEELLPENFQTINQITRLCMEKLE; translated from the coding sequence ATGGAACAATTTAAATCTGAATACGGTTTAAGTGAAGCTGAAGTTTTTATTATAGTAAAAAAAAATATTATAAAAATATTAAAAACAAAGGAGGAAATTGAAGATACCGATCACCTAGCTGAATATGGATTTGATTCCATTGGAATGATTGAATTAATCATTGATCTTGAAGAAAAGTTTCATATTTTATTTGATGATGAAGAGCTTCTGCCAGAAAACTTTCAAACGATAAATCAAATTACAAGGTTATGTATGGAAAAACTAGAATAG
- a CDS encoding alpha/beta hydrolase, giving the protein MNVEKLVTFQDNGNILGVLHLPDHYHNERTPIVIYCPGMNGERYEVHRLAVKFARYLCDRGIGFFRFDYYGIGVSDGLYHEMTNTTKVSNVQQALKFLQEENVVQAENVILLGFSDGARIALKTANHSDVNKVIMWSPIIWDIVDDEKQISTENKFIFHPQFKTIMKPWIGLWLGMNYFQDYQNFQLDKEVDHFSGNLLQIYSDDDPIAGYTWSKLQSYKPFIEKSDIHFVNKAGHLFTSVPLENILMEKTYHWILKQFNEEVSEDDHNSEEVWDR; this is encoded by the coding sequence ATGAATGTGGAAAAACTTGTTACCTTTCAAGATAACGGAAATATATTGGGCGTTTTGCACCTCCCTGACCATTATCATAATGAACGTACTCCTATCGTTATATATTGTCCAGGGATGAATGGGGAAAGATATGAGGTTCATAGACTCGCTGTAAAATTTGCTAGATATTTATGTGATAGAGGAATAGGATTTTTTAGATTTGATTATTATGGGATTGGTGTAAGTGATGGTTTATATCATGAAATGACGAATACAACAAAGGTTTCAAACGTTCAACAAGCGCTGAAATTTCTACAAGAGGAAAATGTAGTTCAAGCAGAAAATGTTATTTTATTAGGGTTTAGTGATGGTGCAAGAATAGCACTTAAAACCGCTAATCATAGCGACGTGAATAAAGTTATCATGTGGAGTCCGATCATCTGGGATATTGTCGACGATGAGAAACAAATATCAACAGAAAATAAGTTTATATTTCATCCTCAGTTTAAAACGATCATGAAGCCGTGGATTGGTCTTTGGTTAGGCATGAATTATTTTCAGGATTATCAAAATTTTCAGTTAGATAAAGAAGTCGATCATTTTAGTGGTAATCTATTGCAAATATATAGTGATGATGATCCAATCGCAGGATATACATGGTCTAAGTTGCAGAGTTATAAACCGTTTATTGAAAAATCAGATATTCATTTTGTAAATAAAGCGGGACATTTATTTACTTCTGTTCCACTTGAAAACATATTGATGGAAAAAACCTATCATTGGATATTAAAACAGTTTAATGAGGAGGTAAGTGAAGATGATCACAACTCAGAAGAAGTATGGGATAGATAA
- a CDS encoding class I SAM-dependent methyltransferase, translating into MSSYFDHVANKYDETRHIPERSFQKLIDFIIDLTALDINHSKILDIGVGTGRTALPLVEMGYEYTGVDISKNMLSQFLIKLGGHIPKNLTLLHQDLLDIHFLDKSFSHIFSYHVLYFIEEKSLLVEKIKRLLKNGGTYIHCDEILLNNFYIDDLTKQWYMLASQGNRKLEEMLAESDGTISDKEDVVYKLKSTLEQLHFKTEIIKGPKWIQKMSKNDLISYFENRRDIYTGHLTEAERERIFMEWKTIVDKKWGSTPEKFIRKQLYVLKFVKEGEHTC; encoded by the coding sequence TTGAGTTCATATTTTGACCACGTTGCTAATAAGTATGATGAGACAAGACACATTCCTGAAAGATCATTTCAAAAATTAATAGATTTTATCATAGATTTAACAGCACTGGATATCAATCATTCCAAGATTTTAGATATTGGAGTTGGAACAGGAAGAACCGCTCTGCCTTTAGTTGAAATGGGATACGAATATACTGGGGTAGATATATCTAAAAACATGTTATCCCAATTTTTAATTAAACTTGGAGGGCACATTCCCAAAAATTTGACACTTTTACATCAAGATCTATTAGATATTCACTTTTTAGATAAATCTTTTTCCCATATTTTTTCTTACCATGTTCTCTATTTTATTGAAGAGAAATCCCTTTTAGTAGAAAAGATTAAACGACTTTTAAAAAATGGTGGGACTTATATACATTGTGATGAAATTTTGCTAAACAACTTTTATATAGATGATCTGACAAAACAGTGGTACATGCTTGCAAGTCAAGGCAATCGCAAATTGGAGGAAATGTTGGCTGAAAGTGATGGAACAATTTCAGATAAAGAAGATGTGGTATATAAACTAAAAAGTACACTTGAGCAACTTCATTTTAAAACAGAAATTATAAAAGGACCTAAATGGATTCAAAAAATGAGTAAAAATGATTTGATCTCTTATTTTGAAAATAGGCGGGATATCTATACTGGGCATTTAACAGAGGCGGAAAGAGAAAGGATATTTATGGAATGGAAAACGATAGTTGATAAAAAATGGGGAAGTACGCCAGAAAAATTCATTAGAAAACAGCTATATGTTCTTAAATTTGTAAAAGAAGGAGAACATACATGTTAA
- the purE gene encoding 5-(carboxyamino)imidazole ribonucleotide mutase, whose translation MSTNAKVGVIMGSQSDWETMKHACDVLDELEIAYEKKVVSAHRTPDLMFEYASSAITKGLKVIIAGAGGAAHLPGMVAAKTELPVIGVPVKSSNLNGLDSLLSIVQMPGGIPVATVSIGKAGATNAGLLAAQILGAFDENVQMRITNRREEIKHTVLESSENL comes from the coding sequence ATGTCAACAAACGCAAAGGTTGGAGTCATCATGGGTAGTCAATCTGACTGGGAGACAATGAAACATGCTTGTGATGTACTTGATGAGTTAGAAATTGCCTATGAAAAGAAAGTGGTTTCAGCACATCGAACGCCAGATCTTATGTTTGAATATGCTTCATCAGCAATTACGAAAGGTTTAAAAGTGATTATAGCCGGGGCAGGAGGTGCAGCTCATTTACCAGGTATGGTTGCAGCAAAAACAGAACTTCCTGTCATCGGTGTGCCTGTGAAGTCTTCAAACTTAAATGGATTAGATTCTTTGTTATCTATTGTTCAAATGCCTGGTGGGATTCCTGTTGCAACCGTCTCAATTGGTAAAGCAGGTGCTACAAACGCTGGGCTTTTAGCTGCGCAAATTTTAGGTGCTTTTGACGAAAATGTGCAGATGAGAATTACTAATAGGAGAGAAGAGATTAAACATACCGTTTTAGAAAGCAGTGAAAATTTATGA
- a CDS encoding VOC family protein, giving the protein MEKLFERVDTIIIQVKDYKEAGQWYMDRLGLESSFEDPKEKYIVLKVSETPITLHEVPNVTTPQNSCYPILYVKDIEKVHKHLQERNVQVEEIQADGSVSFFDFYDLYGNKLEVCHF; this is encoded by the coding sequence ATGGAAAAATTGTTTGAGAGAGTTGACACGATTATAATTCAGGTGAAGGATTATAAAGAAGCTGGACAGTGGTATATGGATCGGTTGGGTTTAGAATCCTCTTTTGAAGATCCAAAAGAAAAGTACATCGTGTTAAAAGTTTCAGAAACGCCAATTACTTTACATGAAGTTCCAAATGTTACAACGCCTCAGAATAGCTGTTATCCTATTTTATACGTAAAAGATATTGAAAAAGTTCATAAACATTTACAAGAAAGAAATGTGCAGGTAGAGGAAATTCAAGCAGATGGCTCTGTATCGTTTTTTGATTTTTATGATTTATACGGAAATAAATTAGAAGTCTGCCATTTCTAA
- a CDS encoding aldo/keto reductase family protein yields MKYRRLGKTGLKVSEIGLGSWLIDERTSEGNNAEAIVDRAYESGINFFDSANSYSKGTAEVVLGKALNKYPRHSYVIATKVFLPMGGGPNDKGLSRKHIMEQCDASLKRLGVEYIDLYQCHRYDPETPLEETLRALDDLVSQGKILYAGVSEWSADQLYDAVSLSKKLNLHQIASNQPYYNMFHRNIEKEIIPLSEQKGIGQVVYSPLAQGVLTGKYKPGIAFPKGSRASNHKANMYMGYVLKEKQLQKVEKLKGIAERNEISVAQLALAWILRLQNISSCIIGASRADQVNENVKASGIELCTEDLQEIERILDYKNAR; encoded by the coding sequence ATGAAATATCGTCGTTTAGGCAAAACAGGATTAAAAGTAAGTGAGATCGGTTTAGGAAGTTGGTTAATTGATGAACGTACATCAGAAGGTAATAATGCAGAAGCGATTGTTGATCGTGCTTATGAGTCAGGAATTAATTTTTTTGATAGCGCAAACTCCTACTCAAAGGGTACAGCAGAAGTGGTTTTAGGAAAAGCACTGAATAAATATCCTCGACATTCCTATGTAATAGCAACAAAAGTGTTTTTACCAATGGGAGGGGGTCCTAACGACAAGGGATTATCTCGTAAACATATCATGGAACAATGTGATGCAAGTTTAAAAAGACTGGGTGTAGAATACATAGATTTGTATCAGTGTCATCGTTATGATCCAGAAACACCTCTTGAGGAAACATTACGAGCATTAGATGATTTAGTCTCACAAGGAAAGATTTTATATGCTGGAGTAAGTGAATGGAGTGCAGACCAATTATACGATGCTGTCAGTTTGTCTAAAAAATTGAATTTACATCAGATTGCTTCTAATCAGCCTTATTATAATATGTTCCATCGTAATATAGAGAAAGAAATTATTCCTTTATCTGAACAAAAAGGAATAGGTCAGGTTGTTTATTCTCCATTAGCTCAAGGTGTTTTAACAGGTAAATATAAACCAGGAATAGCATTCCCCAAAGGTTCAAGAGCTTCCAATCACAAAGCCAATATGTATATGGGATATGTCCTTAAAGAAAAACAGCTGCAAAAGGTTGAGAAGCTAAAAGGGATAGCTGAAAGAAATGAAATTAGTGTTGCCCAACTAGCGCTTGCTTGGATTTTACGTTTACAAAACATCTCAAGCTGTATCATCGGTGCATCTCGAGCTGATCAAGTAAATGAAAATGTAAAGGCATCTGGGATAGAATTGTGTACTGAAGACTTACAAGAAATTGAGAGAATCTTAGATTATAAGAATGCACGGTAA
- a CDS encoding PDZ domain-containing protein produces the protein MCVSKKILIEREIEKVFWSIAHIDGITSWLADSGYHESNDELQVRDKFHYQYGNITNTGFVFKKLPPKMIELRNIYKISFNNEKRIMPLRTLFSLESFDENNTLLQVDIFGFHRNYGKNIKDIFDYTYNKVLLNLKSVNETGIDCRKQLFKENNLGILFTEKSTDNHTQCITITQIKKGTLAEKINLKPHDIIEQINGMKVNSYKEFSRLMDCSQFKLKDLIIKRENERKILYMRGEAIEL, from the coding sequence ATGTGTGTCTCAAAAAAAATTTTGATAGAACGTGAAATTGAAAAAGTATTTTGGTCTATCGCTCACATAGACGGCATAACAAGTTGGTTAGCGGATAGCGGTTATCACGAAAGTAACGACGAATTGCAAGTAAGAGACAAGTTTCATTACCAATATGGAAACATAACCAATACAGGATTTGTTTTTAAAAAGCTTCCTCCTAAAATGATTGAATTAAGAAACATATATAAAATTAGCTTTAACAACGAGAAACGAATTATGCCTTTGAGGACTTTATTTTCTTTAGAATCATTTGATGAGAATAATACATTGTTACAAGTTGATATTTTTGGTTTTCATAGAAATTATGGCAAGAACATAAAAGATATTTTTGACTATACCTATAATAAAGTGTTATTGAACTTAAAATCTGTAAACGAAACCGGAATTGATTGTAGAAAACAGCTTTTTAAAGAGAATAACTTGGGTATCCTTTTTACAGAAAAAAGTACGGATAATCATACGCAATGCATCACCATTACACAGATTAAAAAAGGCACATTGGCTGAAAAAATAAACCTCAAACCACATGATATCATTGAGCAGATTAATGGAATGAAAGTGAATAGCTATAAAGAGTTTTCCAGATTAATGGATTGTTCACAGTTTAAACTCAAAGACTTAATAATCAAAAGAGAAAATGAAAGAAAAATCTTATATATGCGTGGTGAAGCAATTGAATTATGA
- a CDS encoding PDZ domain-containing protein: MINSELNKTINIIHIESSIEKVWRGIALPVGSNAYLSDKAQTTGDPQNPQPGDVFHFIYGDIENESKCVESEFPTRFRLLDQYQSMLPDGTLVPYNLDTTFKLKQMDEMVELTVEVTGYGEEPHDLWIRECMETGWRRSLINLKCVLELGLDLRNELFGYPRIGVNNTGVSDYYSATYNLELGKGNYILECFPGGPAYEVGIRKGDVITTISDQPVNNYCEFVMELSKSYSTKKEIYIEYLRNGQMHTAILNPTYDDRFTGLIDPDTNSEDLVEIRKQRKETRLNR, encoded by the coding sequence ATGATCAATTCAGAATTAAACAAAACAATCAATATCATTCACATTGAATCATCCATTGAAAAAGTATGGAGAGGTATAGCTCTACCTGTTGGATCAAATGCATACTTAAGCGATAAAGCTCAAACGACAGGAGACCCGCAAAATCCACAACCAGGTGATGTGTTTCATTTTATATATGGGGACATAGAGAATGAAAGCAAATGTGTTGAATCAGAATTTCCTACAAGGTTTAGATTGTTAGATCAATATCAATCTATGTTACCAGATGGGACATTGGTTCCTTATAACTTAGATACAACATTTAAATTAAAGCAAATGGATGAAATGGTTGAACTTACTGTAGAAGTTACGGGTTATGGGGAAGAACCACATGATTTATGGATTAGAGAATGCATGGAAACAGGATGGAGACGTTCATTGATCAATCTTAAATGCGTGCTGGAATTAGGCTTGGATTTACGAAATGAGTTGTTTGGTTATCCTAGAATAGGTGTGAATAATACTGGAGTATCAGACTATTATTCCGCAACCTATAATTTAGAACTAGGCAAAGGGAATTATATATTGGAATGTTTCCCAGGTGGTCCCGCATATGAGGTGGGTATTCGTAAAGGTGATGTGATTACAACAATATCAGATCAACCTGTTAACAATTATTGTGAGTTTGTGATGGAGCTTTCAAAAAGCTACAGCACCAAAAAAGAAATTTATATCGAATATTTACGAAATGGGCAAATGCACACTGCGATTTTAAACCCAACTTATGATGATCGTTTTACGGGACTGATCGATCCTGATACAAATTCAGAAGATTTAGTAGAAATTAGGAAGCAAAGAAAGGAAACAAGACTTAACAGATAG
- a CDS encoding nucleotide disphospho-sugar-binding domain-containing protein yields MKKIFWGLSGGLGPIVRAVPIAEFFKKKGYEISFNTYGSNEEKFILNLGYHVLSDWDHIPPPVKKYTFLPTPLFYDLNTYYARFGFMDEHFVETLIMERIKLLQEYQPNIVFSDLSLQTAIAAKYLDIPHITINQSCFHPDGLRIRWWENKPENLPDIVHVVNKVLSKLGLDHISCLEELNRGELDLIPSLPSFDPIHADNVLYTGPLVNDFLIEEEVLPQSEFHPDIMIYPGRLKDGAGNSGLFVLYHSLLTLTQSNYKVLVSIAKDETLPKEITNLLTNNIKIVRWFNPSMIKDKKLFIHHGGHGSCMASLKYETPSIIIPTISEREFNARQVKKLGIGEYVVPAYMNEEVMQRVISKVLLSSSYKNELKKLNENVDYCLDNVLTKILDHLTGRNE; encoded by the coding sequence GTGAAAAAAATTTTTTGGGGGTTAAGCGGTGGCTTAGGTCCTATTGTTCGAGCCGTACCTATTGCTGAATTTTTTAAAAAAAAAGGATATGAGATCAGCTTTAATACTTATGGTTCAAATGAAGAAAAATTTATACTGAACCTTGGTTATCATGTTTTAAGTGATTGGGATCATATTCCCCCTCCTGTGAAAAAATATACCTTTTTGCCTACTCCATTGTTTTATGATTTAAATACGTATTATGCAAGGTTTGGATTTATGGATGAACATTTTGTTGAAACTTTAATTATGGAAAGAATCAAGTTGTTGCAAGAATATCAACCGAACATTGTATTTTCTGATTTAAGCCTTCAGACAGCCATTGCTGCTAAATACCTAGATATCCCGCATATCACAATAAATCAATCCTGTTTTCATCCAGACGGCTTAAGAATAAGGTGGTGGGAAAACAAACCTGAAAACCTGCCTGACATTGTACATGTAGTAAATAAAGTATTAAGTAAATTGGGCTTGGATCATATTAGTTGTTTGGAAGAGTTAAATCGAGGGGAGCTGGATCTTATTCCAAGTTTACCGAGTTTTGACCCTATACATGCTGATAATGTGCTCTATACTGGCCCTCTAGTTAATGATTTTTTAATTGAGGAAGAGGTCCTGCCACAATCAGAGTTTCATCCTGATATTATGATTTATCCAGGGAGATTAAAGGATGGGGCAGGAAACTCAGGACTATTTGTTTTATACCATTCTTTGCTTACGCTCACCCAAAGTAACTATAAGGTTTTAGTATCCATTGCTAAAGATGAAACACTTCCTAAAGAAATAACGAATTTGTTAACTAATAATATAAAGATTGTCAGGTGGTTTAATCCTTCAATGATCAAAGACAAGAAACTGTTCATACATCATGGTGGTCATGGCAGTTGTATGGCTTCGCTGAAATATGAAACTCCTTCAATTATTATTCCAACGATATCAGAAAGAGAATTTAATGCAAGACAAGTCAAAAAGCTAGGGATAGGTGAATATGTAGTACCAGCGTATATGAATGAGGAAGTGATGCAGCGAGTGATATCGAAAGTGCTTCTTTCCAGCAGTTATAAAAATGAATTGAAAAAGCTGAATGAGAATGTAGATTATTGTTTAGATAATGTATTAACTAAAATACTAGATCATTTAACAGGAAGGAATGAATAA
- a CDS encoding class I SAM-dependent methyltransferase — MLNFHEYLKYLKKHKVFGMMTEDELQALLLCVMNHDVDGDIVEIGAWAGLSTILLAMGETLSRLHRRVITIDHFKGSLEHQAMLKGKSMYPMFMRNITLCKVKDKIKVLQMDSQEAHKLLDQQISILFLDGSHMYPHVKKELKYYPEKVKKNGLILIHDYEPQWQTKIAVDEWIQENQEYEKVVLINTLLIVRKK, encoded by the coding sequence ATGTTAAATTTTCATGAATACCTGAAATACTTAAAGAAACATAAAGTATTTGGCATGATGACTGAGGATGAATTACAAGCACTGCTTTTATGTGTCATGAACCATGATGTAGATGGTGACATCGTAGAAATCGGTGCTTGGGCCGGACTATCAACAATATTACTGGCGATGGGTGAAACTCTTTCTCGGTTACATAGAAGGGTGATAACGATAGATCATTTCAAAGGGAGTTTAGAGCATCAAGCAATGTTAAAAGGAAAATCAATGTATCCTATGTTCATGAGAAATATTACATTGTGTAAAGTGAAAGACAAAATTAAAGTGTTGCAAATGGATTCACAAGAAGCACATAAATTATTAGATCAACAGATTAGTATTTTGTTTCTTGACGGTTCTCATATGTACCCTCATGTAAAAAAGGAGCTCAAATACTATCCCGAAAAAGTCAAAAAAAATGGTCTAATACTCATTCACGATTATGAGCCACAATGGCAAACAAAAATTGCAGTAGATGAATGGATACAAGAAAACCAAGAATATGAAAAAGTTGTATTAATAAATACACTTTTAATTGTTAGAAAAAAATGA
- a CDS encoding NAD(P)/FAD-dependent oxidoreductase, which translates to MKQLNYDVIITGARCAGASLAILLGQLGYKVLLLDRSQFPSNTTSTHIVGEIDIYKELGVFDQLQKSGAPSLHRMRIDLDGTFFESDIIVTKRALGLRRTEFDYILLQEASSFSNVTVKQNHKVNKVLKDNEGKTIGVEVKNKDGVTKQYGTIVVGADGRNSTIASEVQSPYIYESEMMRAGIYGYFKDVNPLTHPCVEWYFNQGDIIFCTPTNDDLHTILVMPHPDHYRNMKQNTKATLLNSIMKNKNLRLRLENASIVDGVKGIGPLKMFIRHSFGPGWALVGDAGAWVHPVSGTGMDDAVLSAKELSIAVDLYFKGIKSWEDALHDYQTKRDEIINIQINRAISTLQRADQPLSAEKQAWLKLICTFPSIVHDLGNKGSDVLDFLHFKNQDDLKMLVSLEKRKIINEMRRSHP; encoded by the coding sequence GTGAAGCAATTGAATTATGATGTGATTATCACAGGAGCAAGGTGTGCAGGTGCTTCTTTAGCTATTTTACTAGGACAATTAGGATACAAAGTACTATTGTTGGATCGTTCTCAATTTCCTAGCAATACTACATCAACACATATTGTAGGTGAGATTGATATTTATAAAGAATTAGGAGTTTTTGACCAATTACAAAAATCGGGTGCTCCTAGCCTCCATAGAATGCGAATTGATTTGGATGGTACTTTTTTTGAATCAGATATCATTGTTACAAAAAGGGCATTAGGTTTAAGAAGAACAGAATTTGATTACATTTTATTACAAGAAGCTTCTTCATTTTCGAATGTTACAGTAAAACAAAACCATAAAGTGAATAAAGTTCTCAAGGACAATGAGGGTAAAACGATTGGTGTTGAAGTGAAGAATAAAGATGGTGTAACCAAACAATATGGAACAATAGTCGTAGGAGCTGATGGTAGAAATTCTACGATAGCTTCCGAAGTTCAATCCCCATATATCTATGAATCAGAAATGATGAGAGCTGGAATTTATGGCTACTTCAAAGATGTAAATCCTCTTACACACCCTTGTGTAGAATGGTATTTCAATCAAGGTGACATTATTTTTTGCACTCCTACTAACGATGATTTACATACCATTTTAGTTATGCCACATCCCGATCACTATAGGAATATGAAACAAAATACCAAAGCAACTTTGCTAAACTCTATTATGAAGAACAAGAACTTACGTTTAAGATTAGAAAATGCTTCTATTGTAGATGGGGTAAAAGGCATAGGTCCATTAAAGATGTTTATCAGACATTCATTTGGACCTGGTTGGGCTTTAGTCGGTGATGCGGGAGCATGGGTTCATCCAGTTTCAGGAACAGGTATGGATGATGCAGTTTTATCCGCAAAAGAATTAAGCATTGCCGTAGATTTATATTTTAAAGGTATCAAATCGTGGGAAGATGCACTCCATGATTATCAAACCAAAAGAGATGAAATCATCAATATACAAATCAACCGTGCGATATCTACTCTTCAAAGGGCTGATCAGCCGCTATCAGCTGAAAAACAAGCGTGGTTAAAACTGATTTGTACATTCCCCAGTATTGTACATGACCTTGGCAACAAAGGCAGTGACGTTTTAGATTTTTTACATTTTAAGAATCAAGATGACCTTAAAATGTTAGTGAGTTTGGAAAAAAGAAAAATTATTAATGAAATGAGGAGGAGTCATCCATGA